Proteins encoded within one genomic window of Gallus gallus isolate bGalGal1 chromosome 1, bGalGal1.mat.broiler.GRCg7b, whole genome shotgun sequence:
- the LOC101749355 gene encoding G2/M phase-specific E3 ubiquitin-protein ligase-like: MGLFCSFQQCCVCGERGAAITCAESGCERSFHLPCAADGECITQYFGEHRSFCWEHRPRQAAVAAPAEDTSCVICQETVGDCPSYHTLVCPACTHTWFHRACIQQHALNAGTVCFRCPACRDSTVFCTEMSTMGIQIPARRPLWEDNRTYTSLLERHRRCDARKCLYPRGRRQADLRGPWQLILCSSCAAVGTHRRCSCLSNTTTTWECDSCAGLGTASSTIAQLTALSAASQDGQGTSHSLQQPEHSRAGPTSQAASAPSHTSQLPQLSSQNSESGQTEHGTTRSHFPDPQDASELHQAHCGSRCAAAPSAESSSHPSTRRGTSGSSRAARAPARRRHPRQQGTSRSRSRSPLQGPAPRSHSRTRRPQGSRRTAAPAAQNSTHSTSRAATQRTSRASLPSHTGERPRQPGEARMQRRSSVAHRAPHVSSRP; this comes from the exons ATGgggctcttctgctctttccagcaatGCTGTGTTTGCGGCGAGAGGGGGGCCGCCATCACATGCGCAGAGAGCGGCTGTGAACGCAGCTTCCATCTGCCCTGCGCTGCGGATGGCGAGTGCATCACCCAGTACTTCGGAGAGCACAG gtccttctgctgggagcaccgccCTCGacaggcagcagtggcagctccAGCTGAAGACACCTCCTGCGTCATCTGCCAGGAGACCGTGGGGGACTGCCCGTCCTACCACACCCTGGTGTGCCCAGCGTGCACACACACCTGGTTCCACCGGGcctgcatccag CAACATGCCTTGAATGCTGGCACGGTGTGCTTCCGCTGCCCTGCTTGCAGAGACAGTACCGTCTTCTGCACGGAAATGTCCACCATGGGGATCCAAATCCCAGCCAG AAGACCGCTATGGGAAGACAACCGCACGTACACATCACTGCTGGAGAGGCACAGGCGCTGCGACGCCAGGAAGTGCCTTTACCCCCGAGGCAGACGGCAGGCAGATCTAAGGGG gccctggcagctgatcctgtgcagctcctgtgctgctgtgggcaccCACCGACGGTGCTCCTGCTTGAGCAACACAACCACCACCTGGGAGTGCGACAGCTGTGCTGGCCTGGGTACCG CCTCCAGCACCATCGCGCAGCTCactgcactcagtgctgccagCCAGGACGGCCAGGGGACatcccacagcctccagcaaccagagcacagcagggccgGCCCCACCAGCCAGGCAGCATCAGCGCCATCACACACTTCCCAGCTGCCACAGCTCAGCAGTCAGAACAGTGAGTCGGGACAGACAGAACACGGGACAACCCGCTCACATTTTCCTGACCCTCAGGATGCATCTGAGCTGCACCAAGCACACTGTGGCAGCAGATGTGCAGCAGCACCAAGCGCTGAAAGCAGCTCACACCCATCCACCAGACGGGGCACATCGGGATCCTCCAGAGCAGCCAGAGCGCCTGCGCGCAGGAGGCATCCCAGGCAGCAGGGAACAAGCCGGTCACGGAGCCGCTCCCCGCTGCAAGGTCCGGCTCCTCGTTCCCACAGCCGGACCAGAAGACCTCAAGGCAGCAGGagaacagcagctccagctgctcagaacagcacccacagcaccagcagagcagccacaCAGAGGACCTCGAGGGCTTCCCTGCCTTCACACACTGGGGAACGgcccaggcagccaggggaGGCCCGCATGCAAAGACGTTCCTCAGTGGCACATCGAGCCCCACATGTCAGCAGCCGGCCCTGA